A single region of the Parcubacteria group bacterium genome encodes:
- a CDS encoding polymer-forming cytoskeletal protein codes for MKAGFFLPLAVLILFAGTPQTLAKEADPASAPWQAKDYFSFVAEVRVPEEGARDVVAAGGVVDINNPVAQDVLALGGTVIIQSQVSGDVRLAGKRVVIASDISGNAAVLAQTVEIRPGSTIAGSMEIRAKDVVIEGTILGDAHIAAETLLQNGTIGGELTHDPIGTPGYERSPIAWFFRIISLFGMLVTGLVLVSVTPLLVRYMVRESIKNPGRDILWGVAALALVPIAALVLSLTVIGFPLGVILGTSLFVALYIAKILVGIALGTYLIGAFRGREEAQKASLLWTMVLGIAVLWLVIGIPSIGWLLKLVALVWGLGMLVRLGFRLFKALES; via the coding sequence ATGAAAGCAGGATTTTTTTTACCTCTGGCAGTACTCATTTTGTTCGCGGGAACGCCGCAAACGCTTGCCAAGGAGGCTGACCCCGCCAGCGCTCCTTGGCAAGCGAAGGATTATTTTTCCTTTGTCGCGGAGGTGCGCGTTCCCGAGGAAGGGGCGCGGGACGTGGTTGCGGCCGGGGGCGTGGTTGACATCAACAATCCGGTGGCGCAGGACGTGCTTGCTCTCGGGGGAACGGTCATCATCCAGTCGCAGGTATCGGGGGACGTGCGACTGGCCGGAAAGCGCGTGGTGATTGCATCCGACATCAGCGGCAACGCGGCAGTGCTCGCGCAGACCGTTGAGATCAGGCCCGGCAGCACCATCGCGGGTTCCATGGAAATACGCGCCAAGGACGTGGTGATTGAGGGAACCATTCTCGGCGACGCGCACATTGCCGCGGAAACGCTTTTGCAGAACGGCACTATCGGCGGAGAACTCACGCATGACCCCATTGGCACGCCAGGCTATGAGCGCTCTCCGATTGCGTGGTTTTTCCGCATCATAAGCCTGTTCGGCATGCTGGTTACCGGCCTCGTGCTGGTGAGCGTCACTCCGTTGCTGGTGCGCTACATGGTGCGCGAATCAATAAAAAATCCGGGCCGCGATATTCTCTGGGGCGTTGCCGCCTTGGCGCTCGTGCCCATTGCCGCCTTGGTGCTTAGCCTTACGGTTATCGGGTTTCCGCTGGGCGTGATTCTGGGAACGAGTTTGTTCGTTGCGCTGTATATTGCCAAGATTCTGGTTGGTATTGCGCTCGGCACGTACCTCATTGGCGCGTTCCGCGGGCGCGAGGAGGCGCAGAAAGCATCCCTGCTCTGGACCATGGTGCTCGGTATCGCCGTGCTCTGGCTCGTTATCGGCATTCCGAGCATTGGCTGGCTCTTGAAGCTCGTTGCTCTGGTATGGGGTTTGGGCATGCTCGTGCGCCTTGGATTCCGTTTGTTTAAGGCGCTGGAATCTTAA
- a CDS encoding phosphomannomutase/phosphoglucomutase produces MGINPKIFKAYDIRGIYPGEVNEHAAQRIGRAFVAFSGAQKIIVGRDGRVSGPALHASLVKGITEGGADVLDIGQASTDMFYHACGSKGLPGIMVTASHNPAEYNGFKLVKKMPDLVSGEDFRDAVAGAELAASPAKGLVSELDIKDEYGKKMRSLIDTSAIPRGLTIVVDPANGMGGVAYDSAYSGLPVHTVKLFFEPDGTFPNHGGDPLKEENRRDLCSRVKAEGADLGFAFDTDADRFFAVDATGTYVPNDFLGALLAKYLIEKHGGGTIVTDALIGWAMRDLAKAAGGSVCMSRVGHVFIKREMDKNKALFGVEKSGHYYLPDFYFAESAVGTSLMLLEMLGHYGKPLHELIRPLREKYHMIEQMNFEVNDPDAVLAAVRERYSPSCEIQELDGISIIAENWHANVRKSNTEPMVRLNVEALDRGLMEQKRDELLKLIQG; encoded by the coding sequence ATGGGCATCAATCCGAAAATTTTTAAGGCGTACGACATCCGCGGCATATACCCCGGCGAAGTCAATGAGCATGCCGCGCAGCGGATAGGGCGCGCGTTTGTCGCTTTTTCGGGCGCGCAAAAGATTATCGTGGGCCGTGACGGCCGCGTTTCTGGCCCGGCTCTGCACGCTTCTCTTGTGAAAGGCATCACCGAGGGGGGGGCTGATGTTTTGGACATCGGCCAGGCATCAACTGACATGTTCTACCACGCGTGCGGCTCAAAAGGATTGCCCGGCATTATGGTGACCGCGTCCCACAACCCGGCAGAGTACAACGGATTCAAGCTCGTCAAAAAGATGCCGGATCTGGTGAGCGGGGAGGATTTTCGTGACGCGGTTGCGGGAGCCGAGCTTGCCGCATCTCCTGCAAAGGGTTTGGTGAGCGAGCTGGACATCAAAGATGAGTACGGAAAGAAGATGCGGTCGCTGATTGACACGAGCGCCATTCCCCGGGGATTGACGATTGTGGTTGATCCGGCAAACGGCATGGGCGGGGTTGCGTATGATAGTGCGTATAGCGGTTTGCCGGTGCATACGGTAAAACTGTTCTTTGAGCCGGACGGCACGTTCCCGAACCACGGGGGCGACCCCCTCAAAGAAGAAAACCGGCGCGACCTGTGCAGCCGCGTGAAAGCGGAAGGCGCTGATCTGGGGTTTGCGTTTGATACGGACGCGGACCGGTTTTTCGCGGTAGATGCGACAGGCACGTACGTTCCCAATGACTTTCTCGGCGCTCTACTCGCCAAGTATTTGATTGAGAAGCACGGAGGCGGCACCATTGTGACGGACGCGCTCATCGGCTGGGCCATGCGGGATTTGGCCAAGGCGGCCGGAGGAAGCGTCTGCATGTCCCGCGTGGGGCACGTGTTCATCAAGCGGGAAATGGACAAGAACAAGGCGCTCTTCGGCGTTGAGAAGAGCGGGCACTACTATCTCCCTGATTTTTACTTTGCTGAGTCAGCCGTGGGCACGTCTTTGATGCTTTTGGAGATGCTCGGGCACTACGGCAAGCCGCTCCATGAGCTCATTCGCCCTCTGCGCGAGAAGTACCACATGATTGAGCAGATGAATTTTGAGGTTAACGATCCAGATGCGGTGCTCGCCGCTGTCCGCGAGCGCTATTCGCCAAGCTGTGAGATTCAGGAATTGGACGGGATTTCCATCATTGCCGAAAACTGGCACGCGAACGTGCGCAAATCAAACACCGAACCCATGGTTCGGCTGAATGTGGAGGCGTTGGATAGGGGATTGATGGAACAAAAGCGGGACGAGCTTTTGAAGCTGATTCAAGGATAA
- the trpS gene encoding tryptophan--tRNA ligase: MKNLIFSGIQPTGALHLGNYLGAVKQWTDLQHEHESIFCIVDYHAMTIEYDPKKLPERISGLALDLLACGIDPEKATLFVQSQVAEHTELGWIFNTLTPIAELERMTQYKDKSEQNKQNINAGLFTYPVLQAADVLLYKANLVPVGEDQVQHVELMRVISRRFNKAFGKLFPEPKPLLTKQARVMSLSDPTKKMSKSLGDKHYIALSDSDEVIKKKVRCAVTATEGREKSPGVENLFAILEALGGEKLADELKRQHKKGSLQYSDLKDVVANTIISHLKPIRERRAALEKERERIGEILIEGAEAAQKIAQQTMREVREKIGVR; encoded by the coding sequence ATGAAAAATCTCATCTTCTCCGGAATCCAGCCAACCGGCGCTCTGCACCTCGGCAACTACCTGGGCGCGGTCAAGCAATGGACAGACCTCCAGCATGAGCATGAGTCCATATTCTGCATTGTGGACTACCATGCGATGACTATTGAGTATGACCCAAAGAAGCTGCCGGAACGAATCAGCGGCTTGGCGCTTGACCTGTTGGCGTGCGGCATTGATCCGGAAAAAGCAACGCTCTTCGTCCAGTCCCAGGTTGCGGAACATACGGAGCTAGGGTGGATTTTTAATACACTGACGCCGATCGCCGAATTGGAACGCATGACGCAGTACAAAGACAAGTCCGAACAGAACAAGCAAAACATCAATGCCGGCTTATTCACCTACCCCGTGCTCCAGGCCGCTGACGTGCTCTTGTACAAAGCAAACCTGGTGCCAGTGGGCGAAGACCAGGTCCAGCACGTGGAGCTGATGCGCGTGATTAGCCGCCGATTTAACAAGGCGTTCGGAAAACTATTCCCCGAACCAAAACCGCTTTTGACCAAGCAGGCGCGCGTGATGTCTTTATCCGACCCAACAAAAAAAATGTCCAAGTCCCTCGGAGACAAGCACTACATCGCGCTCTCGGATTCTGATGAGGTGATCAAAAAGAAAGTCCGGTGCGCGGTTACGGCAACCGAGGGCCGTGAAAAATCTCCCGGGGTTGAGAACTTGTTCGCGATTCTTGAGGCATTGGGTGGCGAAAAACTCGCGGACGAACTCAAGCGCCAGCACAAAAAAGGTTCACTGCAGTACTCTGACCTAAAAGACGTGGTTGCCAACACCATCATCAGCCACCTAAAACCGATCCGCGAACGCAGGGCCGCATTGGAAAAAGAACGGGAGCGCATCGGTGAAATATTGATTGAAGGTGCCGAGGCCGCGCAAAAAATCGCGCAACAAACCATGCGCGAGGTCAGAGAAAAAATAGGAGTCAGGTAA
- a CDS encoding ribonuclease J, with product MTPTQLKSAKRRPRRSFGRSGRATPRPPGRGQKTSTLPSTAAGKQNKLKIIPLGGMEEVGKNMTVFEYGNDIIILDMGLKFPEEDQHGIDYIIPNISCLKGKERNVRAVIFSHGHLDHIGASPILLGRLGYPAIVGRPLTLAMVKHRQEDYEPKSTNRLKPITIKSLSDRFTFGAFKVSFFRIEHSIMDAVGVILETPAGSIIHPGDWTLERDSRTGNPIVDYRHLAKVKRPSILMLESLGAIDVRKSGTQDEMKKNLETLIRTAPGRIIIGTFASQIERIGWIIAAAEALGKKVALDGYSMKMNIEIAATFGYIKARKGTLIKISQIDDIPDDKIVVIATGAQGEGNAVLSRIITGSHKNVRLKKSDTVILSSSIIPGNEATIQKLKDELYRQSDNVIHGELMDIHVSGHGNREDITFILNTVKPDYFIPVYAYHYMLREAAKLARDNGFKPEKILVLDNGQIAEFDSRGGRATDTKVDTSPVFVDGLGVGDVGNVVLKDRQVMASDGMVVVVVQVNTKTRKVMGNRKKCPKRAKTGAKSAPSCGMIWANSCSRKPSASLWSCLWCLRYSKRI from the coding sequence ATGACTCCAACACAACTTAAATCAGCAAAACGCCGCCCCCGGCGAAGCTTCGGAAGGAGCGGCCGCGCTACTCCGCGGCCGCCCGGCCGCGGCCAAAAAACATCCACACTCCCAAGTACTGCGGCCGGCAAGCAGAACAAGCTTAAAATCATCCCGCTCGGCGGCATGGAAGAGGTCGGCAAGAATATGACCGTATTTGAGTACGGCAATGACATCATCATCCTGGATATGGGACTGAAATTCCCGGAAGAGGACCAGCACGGCATTGACTACATCATCCCCAACATCTCCTGCTTGAAGGGAAAGGAGCGGAACGTGCGCGCCGTGATTTTCTCGCACGGGCATTTGGACCACATCGGCGCATCCCCCATCCTGCTCGGCCGCCTCGGCTACCCCGCCATTGTGGGGCGCCCCCTGACCCTGGCCATGGTCAAGCACCGGCAGGAAGACTATGAGCCGAAATCAACCAACCGGCTCAAGCCCATTACCATCAAATCGCTCTCGGACCGGTTTACGTTCGGCGCGTTCAAAGTCTCGTTCTTCCGGATTGAGCACTCCATCATGGACGCGGTGGGCGTGATTCTGGAAACGCCGGCCGGCTCTATCATCCATCCCGGAGACTGGACCTTGGAACGCGATTCCCGAACCGGCAATCCCATTGTTGACTACCGGCATCTCGCAAAAGTCAAGCGGCCGAGCATTCTGATGCTTGAGTCTCTCGGCGCCATTGACGTGCGCAAGAGCGGGACCCAGGACGAGATGAAAAAAAACCTGGAAACCTTGATCCGCACCGCGCCCGGAAGGATCATCATCGGCACGTTCGCCTCGCAGATTGAGCGCATCGGCTGGATCATTGCCGCCGCGGAAGCGCTGGGCAAGAAAGTCGCGCTGGACGGGTACAGCATGAAAATGAACATTGAGATCGCGGCTACGTTCGGGTACATCAAGGCCCGCAAGGGAACCCTGATTAAAATCAGCCAGATTGACGATATTCCGGACGACAAAATCGTGGTCATCGCAACCGGCGCCCAGGGCGAGGGCAATGCCGTGCTCTCCCGCATCATCACCGGCAGCCACAAGAACGTGCGCCTCAAAAAGAGCGACACCGTGATCCTCTCCTCCTCCATCATTCCCGGCAACGAGGCGACCATCCAGAAGCTCAAGGATGAGCTCTACCGGCAGAGCGACAACGTGATCCACGGCGAGCTCATGGACATCCACGTCTCGGGCCACGGCAACCGCGAGGACATCACATTCATTTTGAATACCGTAAAGCCGGACTACTTCATTCCGGTGTACGCATACCACTACATGCTCCGCGAGGCGGCCAAGCTCGCGCGCGACAACGGCTTTAAGCCGGAAAAAATCTTGGTGCTTGATAACGGCCAAATCGCGGAGTTTGATTCCCGCGGCGGCCGGGCCACGGATACCAAGGTGGATACGAGCCCAGTGTTCGTGGACGGGCTCGGAGTCGGGGACGTGGGCAACGTGGTATTGAAAGACCGGCAGGTCATGGCATCGGACGGCATGGTCGTGGTCGTGGTGCAGGTCAACACCAAAACCCGCAAGGTCATGGGCAACCGAAAAAAATGCCCAAAAAGAGCGAAGACTGGGGCGAAATCCGCGCCAAGCTGCGGGATGATCTGGGCAAATTCCTGTTCAAGGAAACCGAGCGCGAGCCTATGGTCTTGCCTGTGGTGCTTAAGGTATAGTAAACGCATATGA
- a CDS encoding DUF2391 family protein — protein sequence MPKAKQKSSPASSLNLSSVTETMAEAAGAVAGTIKDVATLPLDVARAVGDEVQDILRRATNPLRTEFLLKDLLQVVIGATILAAPVGLSEESWRLANELPASRIAILAVISIIFIGTFVYYNYYRGTFTEHWDEYVKRVLSTYFFSLLVVAGLLSVIEVGPWSMDFILTLKRTIIVAFPASMSAVVADTIK from the coding sequence ATGCCAAAAGCAAAACAAAAAAGCAGCCCTGCCTCCTCTCTCAACCTCTCGTCAGTCACCGAAACCATGGCCGAAGCCGCCGGAGCTGTTGCAGGCACCATCAAGGACGTGGCAACCCTGCCCCTGGACGTTGCCCGCGCCGTCGGCGACGAGGTGCAGGATATTCTGCGCCGCGCCACCAACCCTTTGCGGACCGAATTCCTGCTCAAAGACCTGCTGCAGGTCGTGATCGGAGCCACTATCCTTGCGGCGCCCGTGGGGCTCTCCGAGGAATCATGGAGGCTTGCCAACGAGCTGCCCGCCTCGCGCATCGCGATCCTCGCCGTGATTTCCATTATTTTCATCGGCACGTTCGTGTACTACAACTACTACCGCGGCACGTTCACCGAGCATTGGGACGAGTATGTAAAGCGCGTGCTCTCAACCTACTTCTTCTCTCTGCTCGTGGTCGCGGGCTTGCTCTCGGTGATTGAAGTGGGACCTTGGTCAATGGATTTCATACTCACTCTCAAGCGCACCATCATTGTCGCGTTCCCGGCCTCCATGAGCGCCGTGGTCGCGGACACCATTAAATAA
- a CDS encoding peptide ABC transporter substrate-binding protein codes for MIGASLASGIADYFSSIAKKLSRRGARSLTEKTDQDFVFEVIAEKRVPNLTQLKYLTKFYSPTELLATKTALFLALASSLALGVLLYQNNLVRKPAHGGEYAEAAVGAPTYINPLFAQTNDVDQDIARLVFGSLMKLDENGSLVPDLAESYSIDESQTTYTVTLRPNVRWHDGEPLTTRDVAFTVQSIQDPAFKSPLYATFRNVRAQAIDEYTISFTLAEPFAPFLSVMTFGILPEHLWSNIDPAHAILAELNLKPVGSGPYRFDQFIKDRNGNIKEYRLKRFSGYYNEGPFVEKVALKFFGSFEEAYAAFGDGNVDGIGFLPQHQTTSATGQAAVHKFSLPQYTALFFNQEANAALKEKNVRLALSLATSKREIIDNAFGGEALPVAGPILPGMLGYTERASGTLFDPAQAEKLLDDAGWKRIATDDGGAAGPAVTRGSATLGAPDQTRPPYTRQKNNAELSLTLTAIQREDSIIVAETLRDLWQGIGVKVNLNIVEVASIQKDVIKPRAYEVLLFGQIIGKDPDPYPFWHSSQANDPGLNLALYQNKAVDALLEDARKTSDPKTREEKYATFQKQVSDDVPAIFLYSLQYTYLTPGNLKGIATERINHPSDRFSNIASWYIKTKKRLQF; via the coding sequence ATGATTGGCGCTTCTCTTGCATCTGGCATTGCCGATTACTTCAGTTCTATCGCTAAAAAACTCTCACGCAGGGGAGCGCGTTCGCTTACCGAAAAAACGGACCAGGATTTTGTGTTTGAAGTCATCGCCGAGAAGCGCGTTCCCAACCTCACCCAGCTCAAGTATCTCACCAAGTTCTACAGCCCCACCGAACTCCTCGCCACAAAGACAGCGCTCTTCCTGGCCCTCGCGTCTTCTCTGGCGCTCGGCGTCCTGCTCTACCAAAACAATTTGGTGCGCAAGCCCGCACACGGCGGCGAATACGCGGAAGCGGCCGTTGGCGCGCCAACGTACATAAACCCCCTGTTCGCGCAAACCAATGACGTTGACCAGGACATCGCGCGGCTCGTGTTCGGAAGCCTGATGAAGCTGGATGAAAACGGAAGCCTGGTGCCTGATCTTGCTGAATCCTACAGTATTGACGAATCCCAAACCACGTATACCGTCACCCTGCGGCCCAATGTGCGCTGGCACGACGGAGAGCCCCTGACCACCCGGGACGTCGCATTCACGGTACAGAGCATCCAGGACCCCGCATTCAAGAGTCCGCTGTATGCGACTTTCCGCAACGTGCGCGCCCAGGCAATTGACGAATACACTATAAGCTTTACGCTCGCGGAGCCGTTTGCCCCGTTCCTCTCGGTCATGACCTTCGGGATCCTGCCCGAACACCTCTGGTCAAATATTGACCCGGCCCACGCGATCCTCGCGGAACTGAACCTCAAGCCAGTCGGAAGCGGCCCCTACCGGTTTGACCAGTTCATAAAAGACCGGAACGGCAACATCAAGGAGTACCGGCTCAAACGGTTCAGCGGCTACTACAACGAGGGGCCGTTCGTCGAGAAGGTGGCGCTGAAGTTCTTCGGGAGCTTTGAAGAAGCGTACGCCGCATTCGGGGACGGCAACGTGGACGGTATCGGGTTCCTGCCCCAGCACCAGACCACGTCAGCAACCGGCCAGGCGGCAGTCCACAAATTCTCGCTGCCCCAGTACACAGCCCTCTTCTTTAACCAGGAAGCAAACGCGGCCCTGAAAGAAAAAAACGTGCGCCTGGCCCTCTCCCTCGCAACCAGCAAACGGGAAATCATTGATAACGCGTTCGGAGGAGAGGCGCTTCCCGTGGCAGGGCCCATTCTCCCGGGCATGCTCGGGTACACGGAAAGAGCCTCCGGAACCCTGTTTGACCCGGCCCAGGCGGAAAAGCTTTTGGATGATGCGGGGTGGAAGCGCATCGCAACGGATGATGGAGGCGCTGCAGGGCCGGCCGTGACGCGGGGCAGCGCAACCCTGGGCGCGCCGGACCAAACCCGGCCGCCGTACACGCGCCAAAAAAACAACGCCGAGCTTAGCCTGACCTTGACCGCCATCCAGCGCGAAGATTCAATCATTGTGGCGGAAACGCTCCGCGATCTCTGGCAGGGCATCGGCGTCAAAGTGAACCTCAACATCGTTGAGGTCGCAAGCATCCAGAAAGACGTCATCAAGCCGCGCGCGTACGAAGTGCTCTTGTTCGGCCAGATCATCGGAAAAGACCCGGACCCCTACCCGTTCTGGCACTCGTCCCAGGCCAATGACCCGGGGCTGAACCTTGCGTTGTACCAGAACAAGGCAGTGGACGCGCTCCTGGAAGACGCCCGTAAAACCAGCGACCCTAAAACGCGCGAAGAAAAGTATGCGACGTTCCAAAAACAAGTTTCAGATGATGTTCCGGCCATCTTCCTGTACAGCCTCCAGTACACCTACCTGACTCCGGGCAACCTCAAGGGGATTGCCACGGAACGCATCAACCATCCCTCGGACCGGTTCTCAAACATCGCCTCCTGGTACATCAAAACCAAAAAACGTCTGCAATTCTAA
- the secG gene encoding preprotein translocase subunit SecG, translating into MLLQILQVIFAVLLITAILMQQKGTGLGAAFGGGGNMYRTKKRGGEKVLHIATIVFALIFFGLLAADIFIV; encoded by the coding sequence ATGCTACTCCAGATTCTTCAAGTCATATTCGCAGTTTTGCTCATCACCGCCATCCTGATGCAACAGAAAGGGACCGGCCTGGGCGCGGCTTTCGGCGGCGGCGGAAATATGTACCGGACTAAAAAACGGGGCGGCGAAAAGGTGCTCCATATCGCCACCATCGTGTTCGCACTCATCTTCTTCGGTCTGCTCGCAGCAGACATCTTCATCGTCTAA
- a CDS encoding UvrD-helicase domain-containing protein, translating into MQNLLSELNERQAQAVQATDGPVLVIAGAGSGKTKTLTHRIAYLVTEKGIKPHQILAVTFTNKAADEMRNRAAKLLGAKPNQWKTWQGFGSGPALGTFHAICVRILRQEAGRVGFKREFAIYDTDEQKSAIKKVMYNEGVSPKDVNPNAVLNIISRAKNELLTPSKFANQTDGPFEEIVAGLYENYQEYLKENQAMDFDDLLFNAVTLFKKHPEVLTSYQKRWPYIMIDEYQDTNQSQYEWARLLAGKTKNIFVVGDDWQGIYSWRGANIRNILEFEKDYKGAQTILLEQNYRSTAPIVALGNAIISGNASRMKKKLWTDREKGATPEVWQVENESREAEKVLEKVCELEGLAAPAQKLPDQEEEEVTYDYAAEGNGSGILDQIMKGFKAGKRTYRSGDMRLQPSKIIPFDLGTRKLAWNDYVVLYRTNAQSRVLEEAMLRYGVPYRLVGGIRFYDRKEVKDTLAYLKFLLNPNDVLALERIINEPVRGIGNKTLGTVYTQARSEGKDIVACVLESESIEGLALSRLEAFKAFADVFSRGQESLPEMTVAEAIDFLLKRSGYIDALKALGNDGNDKLENVAELKSVAKKFASLKGSEGVQAFLEDVALVSDQDTFDPESGQAITLMTLHSAKGLEFKNVFLVGMEEGLLPHANSMIDPQQLEEERRLCYVGITRAKDRLFMLLARSRTIYGSVSITTPSRFIAELGDEHVEFFEDGES; encoded by the coding sequence ATGCAAAATTTATTAAGCGAACTCAATGAGCGCCAGGCGCAGGCCGTACAAGCAACGGACGGGCCGGTGTTGGTTATCGCAGGAGCGGGATCAGGCAAGACCAAGACCTTAACGCACCGCATCGCGTACCTGGTTACCGAAAAGGGAATCAAGCCGCACCAGATTCTGGCGGTGACGTTCACGAACAAGGCGGCTGATGAGATGCGCAACCGCGCGGCCAAGCTCTTGGGCGCCAAGCCAAACCAGTGGAAGACCTGGCAAGGTTTCGGGTCTGGCCCTGCTTTGGGCACGTTCCACGCGATTTGCGTCCGAATCTTGCGGCAGGAGGCCGGGCGCGTGGGATTTAAGCGCGAGTTTGCCATCTATGACACCGACGAGCAGAAGAGCGCCATCAAAAAGGTCATGTACAACGAGGGCGTTTCACCTAAAGACGTAAATCCGAATGCCGTGCTCAACATCATCAGCCGCGCCAAAAACGAGCTTCTCACTCCGTCAAAGTTTGCCAATCAAACCGACGGGCCGTTTGAGGAGATTGTTGCGGGCCTCTATGAAAACTATCAAGAGTATCTCAAAGAAAACCAGGCAATGGATTTTGATGACCTGTTGTTCAACGCCGTCACCTTGTTCAAGAAGCATCCGGAAGTGCTCACCTCATATCAAAAAAGATGGCCGTACATCATGATTGATGAATACCAGGACACGAACCAGAGCCAGTACGAGTGGGCGCGGCTCTTGGCCGGCAAAACCAAAAATATTTTCGTGGTGGGTGATGATTGGCAGGGCATCTACTCCTGGCGTGGGGCAAACATCCGCAATATCTTGGAGTTTGAAAAAGATTACAAGGGAGCGCAGACCATTCTCTTGGAACAGAACTATCGCTCAACCGCGCCTATCGTTGCCCTGGGCAACGCGATTATTTCGGGCAACGCATCGCGGATGAAGAAGAAGCTCTGGACCGACCGCGAGAAAGGCGCAACACCCGAGGTGTGGCAGGTGGAGAACGAGAGCCGGGAAGCGGAAAAGGTTTTGGAGAAGGTGTGCGAGCTGGAGGGGCTTGCGGCTCCGGCGCAAAAGCTTCCGGACCAGGAGGAAGAAGAAGTCACATATGACTACGCGGCAGAGGGGAACGGTTCCGGCATTCTTGACCAGATCATGAAAGGCTTTAAGGCGGGCAAGCGCACGTACCGCAGTGGAGACATGCGTTTGCAGCCGTCAAAAATCATTCCCTTTGACCTGGGAACGAGAAAACTGGCCTGGAACGATTACGTGGTCCTGTACCGCACCAATGCGCAGTCGCGCGTGCTGGAGGAGGCCATGCTGCGCTACGGCGTGCCCTACCGCTTGGTCGGCGGCATCCGGTTCTACGACCGCAAGGAGGTCAAAGACACGCTCGCGTACCTCAAATTTTTGCTGAACCCGAATGACGTGCTTGCCCTGGAGCGCATCATCAACGAGCCGGTGCGCGGCATCGGCAACAAGACATTGGGCACGGTGTACACGCAGGCTCGGTCCGAGGGCAAGGATATTGTGGCCTGCGTTTTGGAGAGCGAATCAATTGAGGGCCTAGCCTTGAGTCGGCTTGAGGCGTTCAAAGCGTTTGCGGACGTGTTTTCGCGCGGCCAGGAATCATTGCCCGAGATGACGGTGGCCGAGGCAATTGATTTTTTGCTCAAGCGCTCCGGGTACATTGATGCTTTGAAAGCTTTAGGCAATGACGGGAATGACAAGTTGGAGAATGTGGCTGAACTTAAGTCTGTTGCCAAAAAGTTCGCTTCCCTAAAGGGTTCGGAAGGAGTTCAGGCGTTTTTGGAAGATGTTGCTTTGGTTTCGGACCAAGATACGTTTGATCCTGAATCCGGGCAAGCCATCACCCTCATGACCTTGCACAGCGCAAAAGGCTTGGAGTTCAAGAATGTGTTTCTGGTTGGCATGGAAGAGGGCCTGCTGCCGCACGCAAATTCCATGATTGACCCGCAACAATTGGAAGAGGAGCGCAGGCTGTGCTATGTGGGTATCACGCGCGCCAAGGACCGCTTGTTCATGCTGCTTGCGCGCTCTCGCACCATTTACGGGTCAGTCAGCATCACCACGCCCTCCCGCTTTATCGCTGAACTGGGTGATGAGCATGTGGAGTTTTTTGAAGATGGCGAATCTTGA